Proteins encoded in a region of the Quercus lobata isolate SW786 chromosome 8, ValleyOak3.0 Primary Assembly, whole genome shotgun sequence genome:
- the LOC115955615 gene encoding chaperonin 60 subunit beta 2, chloroplastic isoform X2, whose product MASTFTAMSSVGSLAAPGCRVMDKKFASSSDKLSSSASISSFSFARRQNVMSQRNRSPKICAMAKELHFNKDGSAIKKLQTGVNKLADLVGVTLGPKGRNVVLESKYGSPKIVNDGVTVAKEVELEDPVENIGAKLVRQAAAKTNDLAGDGTTTSVVLAQGLIAEGVKVVAAGANPVLITRGIEKTTKALVSELKLMSKEVEDSELADVATVSAGNNYEVGNMIAEAMSKVGRKGVVTLEEGKSAENSLYVVEGMQFDRGYISPYFVTDSEKMAVEYDNCKLLLVDKKITNARDLINVLEDAIRGGYPIVLIAEDIEQEALATLVVNKLRGALKIAALKAPGFGERKSQYLDDIAILTGGTVIREEVGLTLDKAEKEVLGHASKVVLTKDTATIVGDGSTQEAVNKRVAQIRNLIEAAEQDYEKEKLNERIAKLSGGVAVIQVGAQTETELKEKKLRVEDALNATKAAVEEGIVVGGGCTLLRLASKVDAIRDSLDNDEEKVGADIVKRALSYPLKLIAKNAGVNGSVVSEKVLSSDNFKYGYNAATGKYEDLMAAGIIDPTKVVRCCLEHASSVAKTFLMSDCVVVEIKEPEQVPAGNPMDNSGL is encoded by the exons ATGGCGTCAACTTTTACAGCCATGTCTTCAGTTGGCTCCTTGGCTGCTCCAGGTTGCCGTGTTATGGACAAGaaatttgcttcttcttcagaCAAGTTATCATCTTCTGCTTCCATTTCTTCGTTCTCATTTGCTAGGAGACAAAATGTGATGTCACAAAGAAATCGCTCTCCCAAGATTTGTGCCATGGCAAAGGAATTGCATTTCAACAAGGACGGCTCAGCTATTAAGAAGCTTCAA ACTGGTGTGAACAAGCTTGCGGATTTAGTTGGGGTTACTCTTGGTCCAAAAGGACGGAATGTTGTTCTGGAAAGCAAGTATGGCTCCCCAAAAATTGTTAACGATGGTGTTACTGTGGCTAAAGAG GTTGAGTTGGAGGACCCAGTTGAGAACATTGGTGCTAAGTTAGTGAGGCAAGCGGCTGCAAAGACTAATGATTTGGCTGGTGATGGAACAACAACGTCTGTTGTTCTCGCACAAGGTCTTATTGCTGAGGGTGTCAAg GTGGTAGCTGCTGGTGCAAACCCTGTTTTAATTACTCGAGGCATTGAGAAGACCACAAAAGCTCTTGTGTCTGAGCTTAAGTTGATGTCAAAGGAG GTTGAAGACAGCGAGCTGGCTGATGTAGCAACAGTTAGTGCCGGAAACAACTATGAAGTAGGAAATATGATAGCTGAAGCCATGAGTAAGGTGGGTCGTAAGGGTGTGGTGACCCTAGAAGAGGGAAAAAGTGCTGAGAACAGCCTTTATGTTGTTGAAGGAATGCAATTTGATCGTGGTTACATTTCACCTTACTTTGTCACAGATAGTGAGAAAATGGCAGTTGAATATGATAATTGCAAG TTGCTTCTTGTtgataagaaaataacaaatgcAAGGGATCTTATTAACGTGCTTGAGGATGCTATCAGAGGTGGATACCCAATTGTGTTAATTGCAGAAGACATTGAACAAGAAGCTCTAGCAACTTTGGTTGTGAACAAGCTGAGGGGTGCTCTGAAGATTGCTGCACTGAAAGCTCCTGGTTTTGGAGAGCGCAAGAGCCAGTACCTTGATGACATTGCTATTCTCACTGGAG GAACTGTAATCAGGGAAGAGGTGGGGCTTACGTTAGACAAAGCTGAGAAGGAGGTACTTGGCCATGCTTCTAAGGTGGTGCTTACCAAGGATACTGCTACAATTGTCGGTGATGGAAGCACACAGGAAGCAGTAAACAAGAGAGTTGCGCAGATTAGAAATCTTATTGAG GCTGCAGAGCAAGATTACGAGAAGGAAAAACTGAATGAAAGGATTGCAAAATTGTCAGGTGGAGTTGCTGTGATCCAG GTTGGTGCACAAACTGAGACAGAgctcaaagaaaagaaactgAGAGTCGAAGATGCTCTTAATGCAACAAAG GCTGCTGTTGAGGAAGGTATTGTAGTCGGCGGTGGATGCACCCTGCTCAGACTTGCATCAAAGGTGGATGCTATCAGGGACAGCCTTGACAATGATGAAGAAAAG GTTGGAGCAGATATTGTCAAAAGAGCTTTGAGTTACCCTTTGAAATTGATTGCCAAGAATGCTGGTGTTAATGGAAGCGTGGTTAGCGAGAAG gTGCTTTCCAGTGACAATTTTAAATATGGATATAATGCGGCCACAGGAAAATATGAAGATTTAATGGCTGCCGGAATTATTGATCCAACTAAG GTGGTTAGATGTTGCCTTGAGCATGCTTCCTCAGTGGCAAAAACATTCTTGATGTCAGATTGTGTAGTTGTTGAAATCAAGGAGCCTGAACAAGTGCCTGCTGGCAACCCCATGGACAACTCAGGTCTGTAG
- the LOC115955615 gene encoding chaperonin 60 subunit beta 2, chloroplastic isoform X1: MASTFTAMSSVGSLAAPGCRVMDKKFASSSDKLSSSASISSFSFARRQNVMSQRNRSPKICAMAKELHFNKDGSAIKKLQTGVNKLADLVGVTLGPKGRNVVLESKYGSPKIVNDGVTVAKEVELEDPVENIGAKLVRQAAAKTNDLAGDGTTTSVVLAQGLIAEGVKVVAAGANPVLITRGIEKTTKALVSELKLMSKEVEDSELADVATVSAGNNYEVGNMIAEAMSKVGRKGVVTLEEGKSAENSLYVVEGMQFDRGYISPYFVTDSEKMAVEYDNCKLLLVDKKITNARDLINVLEDAIRGGYPIVLIAEDIEQEALATLVVNKLRGALKIAALKAPGFGERKSQYLDDIAILTGGTVIREEVGLTLDKAEKEVLGHASKVVLTKDTATIVGDGSTQEAVNKRVAQIRNLIEAAEQDYEKEKLNERIAKLSGGVAVIQVGAQTETELKEKKLRVEDALNATKAAVEEGIVVGGGCTLLRLASKVDAIRDSLDNDEEKVGADIVKRALSYPLKLIAKNAGVNGSVVSEKVLSSDNFKYGYNAATGKYEDLMAAGIIDPTKVVRCCLEHASSVAKTFLMSDCVVVEIKEPEQVPAGNPMDNSGYGY; the protein is encoded by the exons ATGGCGTCAACTTTTACAGCCATGTCTTCAGTTGGCTCCTTGGCTGCTCCAGGTTGCCGTGTTATGGACAAGaaatttgcttcttcttcagaCAAGTTATCATCTTCTGCTTCCATTTCTTCGTTCTCATTTGCTAGGAGACAAAATGTGATGTCACAAAGAAATCGCTCTCCCAAGATTTGTGCCATGGCAAAGGAATTGCATTTCAACAAGGACGGCTCAGCTATTAAGAAGCTTCAA ACTGGTGTGAACAAGCTTGCGGATTTAGTTGGGGTTACTCTTGGTCCAAAAGGACGGAATGTTGTTCTGGAAAGCAAGTATGGCTCCCCAAAAATTGTTAACGATGGTGTTACTGTGGCTAAAGAG GTTGAGTTGGAGGACCCAGTTGAGAACATTGGTGCTAAGTTAGTGAGGCAAGCGGCTGCAAAGACTAATGATTTGGCTGGTGATGGAACAACAACGTCTGTTGTTCTCGCACAAGGTCTTATTGCTGAGGGTGTCAAg GTGGTAGCTGCTGGTGCAAACCCTGTTTTAATTACTCGAGGCATTGAGAAGACCACAAAAGCTCTTGTGTCTGAGCTTAAGTTGATGTCAAAGGAG GTTGAAGACAGCGAGCTGGCTGATGTAGCAACAGTTAGTGCCGGAAACAACTATGAAGTAGGAAATATGATAGCTGAAGCCATGAGTAAGGTGGGTCGTAAGGGTGTGGTGACCCTAGAAGAGGGAAAAAGTGCTGAGAACAGCCTTTATGTTGTTGAAGGAATGCAATTTGATCGTGGTTACATTTCACCTTACTTTGTCACAGATAGTGAGAAAATGGCAGTTGAATATGATAATTGCAAG TTGCTTCTTGTtgataagaaaataacaaatgcAAGGGATCTTATTAACGTGCTTGAGGATGCTATCAGAGGTGGATACCCAATTGTGTTAATTGCAGAAGACATTGAACAAGAAGCTCTAGCAACTTTGGTTGTGAACAAGCTGAGGGGTGCTCTGAAGATTGCTGCACTGAAAGCTCCTGGTTTTGGAGAGCGCAAGAGCCAGTACCTTGATGACATTGCTATTCTCACTGGAG GAACTGTAATCAGGGAAGAGGTGGGGCTTACGTTAGACAAAGCTGAGAAGGAGGTACTTGGCCATGCTTCTAAGGTGGTGCTTACCAAGGATACTGCTACAATTGTCGGTGATGGAAGCACACAGGAAGCAGTAAACAAGAGAGTTGCGCAGATTAGAAATCTTATTGAG GCTGCAGAGCAAGATTACGAGAAGGAAAAACTGAATGAAAGGATTGCAAAATTGTCAGGTGGAGTTGCTGTGATCCAG GTTGGTGCACAAACTGAGACAGAgctcaaagaaaagaaactgAGAGTCGAAGATGCTCTTAATGCAACAAAG GCTGCTGTTGAGGAAGGTATTGTAGTCGGCGGTGGATGCACCCTGCTCAGACTTGCATCAAAGGTGGATGCTATCAGGGACAGCCTTGACAATGATGAAGAAAAG GTTGGAGCAGATATTGTCAAAAGAGCTTTGAGTTACCCTTTGAAATTGATTGCCAAGAATGCTGGTGTTAATGGAAGCGTGGTTAGCGAGAAG gTGCTTTCCAGTGACAATTTTAAATATGGATATAATGCGGCCACAGGAAAATATGAAGATTTAATGGCTGCCGGAATTATTGATCCAACTAAG GTGGTTAGATGTTGCCTTGAGCATGCTTCCTCAGTGGCAAAAACATTCTTGATGTCAGATTGTGTAGTTGTTGAAATCAAGGAGCCTGAACAAGTGCCTGCTGGCAACCCCATGGACAACTCAG gaTATGGCTACTGA